Proteins co-encoded in one Bemisia tabaci chromosome 9, PGI_BMITA_v3 genomic window:
- the twr gene encoding signal peptidase complex catalytic subunit SEC11A isoform X2 yields the protein MIVSSALMIWKGLMVVTGSESPIVVVLSGSMEPAFHRGDLLFLTNYQQEPVRVGEIVVFKVEGRDIPIVHRVLKLHEKKNGTIKFLTKGDNNSVDDRGLYAQGQLWLTNKDVVGRARGFLPHVGMVTILMNEYPKIKFAILAFLGLYVLVHRE from the exons ATGATAGTGTCCTCTGCCCTGATGATATGGAAGGGCTTAATGGTCGTGACCGGCAGTGAAAGTCCTATTGTAGTGGTCCTAAG TGGAAGTATGGAACCTGCGTTTCACAGAGGTGATCTTCTATTTCTAACGAATTACCAACAGGAGCCTGTAAGAGTAGGAGAAATAGTTGTTTTCAAAGTTGAAGGCAGAGATATTCCAATTGTTCACAGAGTTCTCAAACTTCATGAAAA gaagaatGGCACTATCAAATTCCTCACCAAGGGTGACAACAACAGTGTTGATGACCGAGGTTTATACGCACAAGGGCAACTTTGGCTTACAAATAAGGATGTTGTTGGTAGAGCAAGAGGTTTTCTACCACACGTTGGCATGGTTACAATTTTAATGAACGAGTATCCTAAAATCAAG tTTGCAATTCTAGCATTTCTGGGACTCTACGTTCTCGTTCATCGAGAGTAG
- the twr gene encoding signal peptidase complex catalytic subunit SEC11A isoform X1 has translation MFQSSMDDLKRMNKRQFLYQFLSFGMIVSSALMIWKGLMVVTGSESPIVVVLSGSMEPAFHRGDLLFLTNYQQEPVRVGEIVVFKVEGRDIPIVHRVLKLHEKKNGTIKFLTKGDNNSVDDRGLYAQGQLWLTNKDVVGRARGFLPHVGMVTILMNEYPKIKFAILAFLGLYVLVHRE, from the exons ATGTTTCAAAGTTCAATGGATGATCTCAAAAGGATGAACAAGAGACAG TTCCTATACCAGTTCCTTAGTTTTGGCATGATAGTGTCCTCTGCCCTGATGATATGGAAGGGCTTAATGGTCGTGACCGGCAGTGAAAGTCCTATTGTAGTGGTCCTAAG TGGAAGTATGGAACCTGCGTTTCACAGAGGTGATCTTCTATTTCTAACGAATTACCAACAGGAGCCTGTAAGAGTAGGAGAAATAGTTGTTTTCAAAGTTGAAGGCAGAGATATTCCAATTGTTCACAGAGTTCTCAAACTTCATGAAAA gaagaatGGCACTATCAAATTCCTCACCAAGGGTGACAACAACAGTGTTGATGACCGAGGTTTATACGCACAAGGGCAACTTTGGCTTACAAATAAGGATGTTGTTGGTAGAGCAAGAGGTTTTCTACCACACGTTGGCATGGTTACAATTTTAATGAACGAGTATCCTAAAATCAAG tTTGCAATTCTAGCATTTCTGGGACTCTACGTTCTCGTTCATCGAGAGTAG